The nucleotide window TAATGTGTTTGTACCTTTTCCAACAATTCATCAATCGTTAAGCCTTTGCTATTAAAATATAAACATTCTTTGATTTTTTCAATTGTGAGCTTATACTCCGTAATAGTTTCCCCACCTTTAGAACCACCAACATTCACAAAATGAATTTCCTTATTTACCCTGTCTAGGATGTTAATATATTCTGAACGACGATGGCGTTTCCCCCATTGGTGAATTGTTGTAACATTTCTTTTCTCGTCATGATACATCAATCCAATTCCTAATTCTTTTAACCAATCTAAGATGAAGAAACGATGATAATGTTTAGGTTGTGGTACTAAAATGAAAATATAATCAACTAATCCTATACGACTAATGGCTTGTTCAATCACTTTAAAATTTAGCGCCGTTTTCATTTCTACTCCGATATAAACATTGCCATGTTTAGCTACAGCATCTATATCATGTAACTCTGCATATACTTGTTCGCATCCCATTTCTTCGAGTAGGAATTGTTTAAGTGGCTCAAATAATTCAGATTCTTTCACAGGTGTACCCCCTTCATATTTTTGACAATTTATCTAGTAACCTTCATTTTTCATTATGATATGCAGCGTGTTTTCTGGTATTGGAAAAATGCCTTTTTCTACTGATTCAAAAAACACAAACCCTCCATCATAACCTTTGAGTCTATACCCTTTATATTCAGCCCATTTTTTTACCCTTTGTTCAAAAGTCATTTCTCACCTCAAAATGGTCATTGTGTTCGGTTATTCTTCATCAAATAGTCGGAAATTTAGGACTGTAACGGAGCCTTTTTCGTGACTGAAATAACCTTCAATATCCCTTGCAATTGCTCGAATATCATCTATACCACGAACCTTCAATCCTCTACTTATTTCTGTATGTCCAAAGCCCAGAGAACTGCCATGGGCATAATTATATGAGACAAAATATTTATACAAATAATCACCTACTTATTCAAAATTGTCATTGTGCTTAGTCATTCCAGACATCCAATTCGCCTGTCATGTATTTACGCGTTGTCTTTAAACGCTCTATTAACACGTCTAAACTTTCTGTATTTTTAAAGACTAGATATATAGGGAAATTGGTTAAATCAACCTCTTTTTCTTCATGCTTGACATAGTGTCCGATTGGTTTTGGCTCTTGTCCAACAAAGGTGATTAACCCCCTCTCTTCATCGCCCATCATTCCTGAACCTATATTGACATCACCTGTGCCAAATTCAATTGATACTGTTCCATCTTCATTTTTTACAATTGGCATGTGTATACTCCTCCTTTAATAAAGCTCTTTGGCAATGGCTGCTATCACATTGACAGTCACCGAATTGCCAGCTTGCTTGTACAACTGACTATCACTATTAACCTCTCTCGCTCGGTCAAACGCCCAATCGGGGAAACCTTGTAGTCGCCAGCACTCTCTAGGCGTTAATTTGCGTATGCGCATGTCGCCTGTTAGAGTTGTTTTTGGTGCTTTATAGTCAGATGCTAACAAGCAAGGTGCTATATCCCCTTTGTATCCATCAAACTCAAATTTTTTACCGATAGGATGATGCCCTATAGTACCTGGTATTTTTTTATCTGCTGGCAAAGTATCTAAAACACCTTGATTGCATGATGTATCAAGTGTATTGGCAATACCTTTACCCACTCGCCCTCTACGAGTTTGTGAGCTTGGCACAGCGAGATTAATAGAATCGCCCTCATGCGCGACATCATAACCCTGTTTGGTTGCTTCTTTTATCATTACACCACGCCCAGGAATAACTACAGCCGCCATATCTTGATTACCTATGCCTTTATAATCCCTAGCCATTAAGCTATGACTTGTGTCAGTAATACCTTTTATTTCATTGCGATTCATTGTGACAGTGTAATGACCGCCACCGCCACCAGTGTCTAGTGTTTCTGTTATGCCACTATGATGCGCTAGGATTTCGATATTGTTAGTCGTTGTACTTGTTCCTCCGACAGGAAATATTTTTCGGGTACTTGCGTTTCGAGAATGTCCGATAATGAACACCCGTTCTCTATTTTGTGGGACCCCGAAATTCTTAGAGTTAAGCACTTGCCATTCCGCATCATACCCAAGTTCATCCAACGTTCGGAGGATAACCTCGAACGTATCCCCCCCGTTATGGTTGAGCAATCCAACGACGTTTTCAAGGAATAAATAGCGTGGTCTGAGGATATTTGCGAAGCGAGCGATATCAAAGAATAAAGTTCCTCGTGTGTCCTCGAATCCTTTGCGTTTCCCAGCAATTGAAAAAGCTTGACATGGGAATCCTCCACAAATAATTTCGATTGATCCTCTATCCCGAAGTTTTCGAATATCGTCATCTGTAACGGTTGTAATGTCATGGGCTGTCCACTCTCCTTTCGTATCATGTATTGCCTCGTATGATTTACGAGCGAATTTATCTATTTCTACATAGCCTACGCATTCATGACCGGCCGCTTCTAATCCAAGTCGAAAGCCACCGATTCCTGCGAATAAATCGAGAAATTTCACTTTTATCACCTACTTCATGAACACGAGCCAATGCGTTTTAGCTCGTTTATTTCCAAACAAAGGTTTTATATCAAAGCATTTTAAAACTTCGCGTAAAGGCACCTGGTCCTCATTCCATTTGAAAATCAATGTGCCATTTGTTTTCAACACTCTCCAGCACTCTTGGAAACCTTGAGCTATATCTTGTTGCCACATTGATTCATTTAGTCGGCCATACTTTTTTGCAAGCCATGAATTTTC belongs to Lysinibacillus louembei and includes:
- a CDS encoding DNA cytosine methyltransferase, translating into MKFLDLFAGIGGFRLGLEAAGHECVGYVEIDKFARKSYEAIHDTKGEWTAHDITTVTDDDIRKLRDRGSIEIICGGFPCQAFSIAGKRKGFEDTRGTLFFDIARFANILRPRYLFLENVVGLLNHNGGDTFEVILRTLDELGYDAEWQVLNSKNFGVPQNRERVFIIGHSRNASTRKIFPVGGTSTTTNNIEILAHHSGITETLDTGGGGGHYTVTMNRNEIKGITDTSHSLMARDYKGIGNQDMAAVVIPGRGVMIKEATKQGYDVAHEGDSINLAVPSSQTRRGRVGKGIANTLDTSCNQGVLDTLPADKKIPGTIGHHPIGKKFEFDGYKGDIAPCLLASDYKAPKTTLTGDMRIRKLTPRECWRLQGFPDWAFDRAREVNSDSQLYKQAGNSVTVNVIAAIAKELY
- a CDS encoding class I SAM-dependent methyltransferase, which gives rise to MQRVLDACCGSKMFWFDKENGDTIFMDERELETELCDGRKLIVKPDIIGDFKNMPFEDESFYLVVFDPPHLVKVGENSWLAKKYGRLNESMWQQDIAQGFQECWRVLKTNGTLIFKWNEDQVPLREVLKCFDIKPLFGNKRAKTHWLVFMK